In Numidum massiliense, a single genomic region encodes these proteins:
- the fabD gene encoding ACP S-malonyltransferase yields the protein MNKTVFMFPGQGSQYVGMGKYWYDRYESVRRRFDEASEQLRLDLVDLCFNGPATRLNQTENTQPALLTLSVAMFETIREEAGIQPDYLAGHSIGELSALTAAGVFRFRDAVRLARARGEAMAACDAGVGAGMVAITNFKAADIEAVLTELDPGGYEVQIANYNSPVQSVLSGSKDGLEMAGEKLRELGANVIPLNVSGPFHSRFMVGASEALATALEDITVGEMSIPVICGHKGRLYAKNDDIKIALVNQLTAAVRWTDVLSTLSNEDVEKWIEVGPKDVLKNLALKTLPGVEVYAYDNDDDREVLTSLRESKDQLPNLFGLCLGAAVCTRNTNWDETAYRQGVIEPYQKIQALYEQVEKEERVVSKEDMSYALSLLDIIFETKGTPTAERRRRFRHILETTQTTELFPQYVAMGEEAVNG from the coding sequence ATGAATAAAACAGTCTTCATGTTTCCTGGTCAAGGATCCCAATATGTCGGTATGGGTAAGTATTGGTATGACCGTTACGAATCGGTGCGTCGTCGTTTCGACGAAGCTTCGGAACAATTGCGGCTCGATCTTGTAGATTTGTGTTTTAATGGGCCCGCTACGCGACTCAATCAGACGGAAAATACACAGCCTGCACTGTTAACGTTAAGTGTAGCTATGTTTGAAACGATTCGGGAGGAGGCAGGTATTCAGCCGGACTATTTGGCGGGACACAGTATCGGGGAGTTGTCCGCATTGACCGCGGCCGGCGTTTTCCGGTTTCGCGACGCCGTTCGACTGGCTCGCGCAAGAGGTGAGGCGATGGCCGCTTGCGATGCGGGAGTAGGGGCCGGCATGGTTGCGATCACGAATTTTAAAGCGGCTGATATTGAAGCGGTTTTAACGGAATTGGATCCTGGAGGATATGAGGTGCAAATCGCTAATTACAACAGTCCTGTCCAGTCGGTACTTTCCGGGAGTAAAGACGGTCTGGAAATGGCTGGCGAAAAGTTGCGGGAGTTAGGTGCGAACGTTATTCCTTTGAATGTCAGCGGACCGTTCCATAGCCGCTTTATGGTTGGTGCTAGTGAAGCGTTGGCGACTGCATTGGAAGATATAACGGTAGGGGAGATGTCAATCCCGGTTATATGCGGTCATAAAGGACGTCTATACGCTAAGAATGACGATATTAAAATAGCCTTGGTCAACCAATTGACTGCAGCTGTGCGTTGGACAGACGTTCTTTCGACGCTATCGAATGAAGATGTCGAAAAGTGGATCGAGGTAGGGCCAAAAGACGTATTGAAAAATCTCGCTTTGAAAACTTTACCGGGAGTCGAAGTGTACGCTTACGATAATGACGACGACCGCGAGGTGCTGACATCTTTGCGAGAATCGAAAGATCAGCTTCCGAATTTGTTCGGTCTCTGCTTAGGGGCTGCCGTATGCACGCGCAATACGAATTGGGATGAAACGGCTTACCGACAAGGAGTCATTGAACCGTACCAAAAAATCCAAGCCCTTTACGAGCAGGTGGAAAAGGAGGAACGGGTTGTATCAAAGGAGGATATGAGTTACGCCTTGTCCCTATTGGATATTATTTTTGAGACGAAAGGCACGCCGACAGCCGAACGCAGACGGCGGTTTAGGCACATTTTGGAGACGACTCAAACGACCGAGCTTTTTCCACAATACGTGGCAATGGGAGAGGAAGCAGTTAATGGATAA